From Bdellovibrio sp. KM01:
TTAAAGCTCCAAACCTTTTGGCCATTGGATTTATTTAAAGCTAAAACCTCACCCGTAGTCGTTGGATAATACACACGGTCGCCAGCAACAGTGACCGAGCTATAGCCGCCCTGATCCACACGCCACAGGATTTCACCTTTGGCAGCCGAAACAGCATAAAGCTTGTCGTCATAGCCAGCGATATAGATCTGATCGCCATCCAAGATAGGGCTCGCATCGACATCACGGAAACGTTTGTTGCGGTTCAATTGCAATTCCCAAGTTACAGCACCTGATTTCGCATTGAACGCGACCAAGGAACCATCAGAGAACCCGATATAAAGAATGCCGTTACGGATTGCAGGCTTGCTGCCACCACGAATCGAGAACACCGATGTGTCTTGACGAGAGTACAACCAAACTTGGCGGCCTGTTGCTGCATCTAATGCGTAAAGGACATTATTTCCCGCTAGGAAATACACAATACCTTCATCAAGCAAAGGCTCAGATAGGTTTTCTGATTTTGTTGGGAAGGTCCATTGCACGCGACCCGTACTGGCTTCGATGGAATAGAAATTACCATCGCTGGCACCAACAAACAGACGATCGCGAATCAACGTCGCACTGGGCTCAACACCGTTTTTAACCGGCAAACGCCATTTCAACTGACCGTCTTCACGGCCATAAGCTGAAATACCGTCCATACCGTTACCCTGAATAACCAGGCTGCCAGCCAAAATCGGCGTCATACGATTGATTTTACGGAAGCCCAGATTATCTTTTTGAGTCGTTTGACGAACCCATGCAGTCTTAACTTCGAATGTTCTTTTGCTGTTATTGAGCGCACGCCATTGCTCCATAGTTTTATCTACGGACTGATCAATCGTCGTACAACCCATCATAAAAAGAGCCAAAGCCCCAAAAATTAAAAACTTCATGGTCGCCCTTACTTAAAAACTAAAGATTCTTTTTCGCTTTCAACAAACGAAGATATTTCGCAGCTTCACGAGAAGAGATGGAATCTGTGTTTTGTGAATCAGCTGTGTTGGAAACTTCAGTGTAAAGTTGTTCCGCTTTCGCAGAGTCATTCAAAGTCTCATAGCACAGACCCTGGCGAAGCTTTGCTTCGTCATGAGCAAAACTAAAGGCCTTAGAAGCCGTCACCACGCTCCATTTTTCGATTGCGGCTTTACAGTCACCTTTGTCAGCCATAACGTTGCCCATTTGCATCCAAACCAGACCTGAAGTCAGATCAGACTTGTTCAAACCTGCTTCAACTTTGCTCAAAGTCGCCGCTGCTTCGTCGTATTTTTTGTAAGACAAATAAATGTCGCTCAAATTCAAAGCCGCCATTTGGCCAGCCACTGTTTTAGGAGCTTCATTGATCAATGCTTCAAAACCCGTGATCAAAGTACCAAAATCTTTTTGCATGTCACCGCTAGCTTTTTTGCTTGGGTCAAATGCTGGAGCACCTTTTTTATCTTTTGCAGTGGCAGCCATCATTTCAGCGCGAGCTGCTTCTTCAAAGCCACGTTTTTTTTCAGTGTAGGATTTTTCCAAAGAGAAGTATTTTTCCTGAGTCGCAACTTCTTTTTTATTGGAAAGATAGCCCATCAAAGATGCGCCAGCCCCGATAACAACAAACGCGATAACTGCAGTGATCACAATTTTGGAGTGAGTTGTCGTCCAAACAAAGCCTTGTCTCAATGTTTTTGTAACTTGGTCTGGGTTCTTCAAATCTTCTTTAGAAAACTTCGTGCTCAAGATAATTCCTCGCTGTTAATAAATACTTAGACCGAATAATTGTTAAACCCAGCCCCTCGAGAGTCAACCCTGAGCGTCCCGTAGTTCACTGCGTCGACTGAAAATAAAAAGGCCCGTTACCAAACGGCAACGAGCCTCGAATTTGCGTTCAAATAGCTGCTTCAGCCTGCGCGCCGACCGGCGCTTCGGCTCTGCTGGCTACCGCCGATTAGCGGTTGTAAACTTCTTTCAACGTCGTGAATGAACGAGAAGATTTACCTGGGTGACGTTGTTTCAAGCGACCAATAGTTTTGATACGCTCTTCAGCCAAACGGTCTGCAGCAGTGTGCGTACCGATATTGTCACGTTTAGCAACTTCGTAAACTTTCGCGATATTGTCGTAAACGCGTTTAGTTTTTTCGAAAGCACGCTCTGGAGAGTAGCCTTCAAGCTCAACAAATACGTTCATCAAGCCACCCGCGTTGATAACATAGTCTGGAGCGTACAAGATGCCCAATTCTTTCAATTGGTCACCGTGACGAGCTTCAGCCAAAACGTTATTCGCGCCACCAGCAATTACTTTAGTCTTGAACTTAGTGATGGTTTGATCGTTCACGATCGCACCTAGTGCACATGGAGCCAAGATATCGCACTCAGTGAAAAGGATTTCATCAGAGCTGACGGCTTTCGCGCCGTAAGTCTCAGAGATCTTTTTAGTGCGAGCCATGTCGATATCAGCAACGATGATTTCAGCGCCTTCTTCTTTAAGGTACTTAACAAGGTTGGAACCTACGTTACCAAGACCTTGAACCGCTACGCGCATACCTTTCAAAGAATCTGTGCCGAATTTCTCAGCTGCAGAAGCTTTGATACCCATCAAAACACCGTGTGCAGTGTATGGAGATGGATCGCCAGATCCACCGAAGTCTTTAGGGATACCAGTTACCCATGGAGTTTCCATGTAGATATGTTCCATATCTTGTACAGACGTACCCACGTCTTCAGCCGTGATGTATTTACCATTCAAAGAGTTCACGAATTGACCGAAAGCACGGAACAATCCTTCAGATTTTTGAGTTTTGGCATCACCGATGATAACCGCTTTACCACCACCCAAGTTCAAACCGGATGCAGCAGCTTTATAAGTCATACCTTTAGAAAGACGTAGAACGTCGATCAACGCTTCATCTTCATTTTTATAGTTCCACATACGAGTACCGCCCAAAGCAGGACCCAAAGATGTGTTATGAATAGCGATGATAGCTTTAAGACCCACAGCCGGGTCGTTACAGAATACCACTTGTTCGTGGTCACCATGTTTAGAGATCAACTCAAACGTTCCCATGGAAAATTCTCCTTAATTAGAATTGCCTAGGGATCATTGTTCCATTTGAGTAAAAAGACTAGCACTTACACTCAGCACTAGATGCACTGAGCTATGACTCAAGGCCACTCTACTTAATAAGCGCATGAGTTTCTGATTAATCTCGAGATAGAAAACACGTGGTTTTGTCCTCTTAAGGAAAAACCTTTTCGAATTCCTCGAAAACGATGGGCATCGATTCTTCGAAAGTGAGAGCTAACGGAGCAAACTGTCTTTTGTAAAATTCAATGTGAACTCGGCGCCAGTACTTCAGAGACTTATCACCTTCGCCTTCTGTAAAAGCATTGTCCTCACTAATCTCATTAAAAGGGATAATGGACACCTTGGTAGTCTTGACGATGCAGACGGCTTCGCCTTTACCATCAGTTACGACAAAGATCCCACCAACTGCAGGAATTTCGGTCGAATTTTTCTCGATAGACCAAAGAGCAGATGCCGTTGCCCGTTTGATACCTTGATCTACGAGCACGGAAAGTTCAGTCGCTTCTTGTGGGTTATCAGAAAAAGAATCGGCGACGATTGCATCTGGCGCCAAAACTCCAAGGGCTTTGTGATACTCTTGCCACATTTTAGTTACCGATTCAGCGTGTGTCATAGAGAAAGTCTATTTCAGGTGACGACCGCCTTCAATCACACTAACTTTGTGACATGTTGCGGAACCGCAGGGAAAATGAAAATAACCATATGCTAACCGCAAAAAAAAAGACGCTGGTAAAATCAGCGCCTTTTTCATCCTTATTCATGCTTCTCAAGAAGCACTACATCTTATCAGGAGCCGGCATTCCAAGAACAGCCATACCTTGTTTTAAGGTCGCGCCTACAGCAGCGCTTAAGGCAAGACGAGCTTCGCGAATCGCTTCGTCTTTTTCTGTTCCGATAGCGCACTCGTGATAGAACACATTAAATTTCTTAGCAGTGTCATACAAATAAGTGCAGATCGCAGCCGGTTTATAATTTTCTGCCGCTTGCGCAACCGCGGAATTAAATCCAGACACAACCTGCATCATTTGTTTTTCTGCTGGATGAGTTAACAGCGCCCAATTTGGCGCGCTTTGGGTGCGTGGAAACTTACGCAACAAACTTTGAATACGTGCATGGGAGTACTGAATAAATGGACCTGACTCACCGTCGAGTTTCAACCATTCGTTCATATCAAACACGATTTTCTTATTTGTATCCATACGAAGCATTCCATAGAAGATCGCGCCCTTCGCCACTTGCGCAGCGATCAGCTTGATATCTTCCTTGGACCACTCGTTTTCATATCGAGTCAAGTAAGTCGTTTTAACGTGCTCTTCCATGTTGCGAACCAGATCATTCAACGGAACGATGTTGCCCTTACGCGAGCTCATCGCACCGTCCGGAAGCTCCACATAATTATATTGAAGATGGAAACAGTTTTTAGCTTGCTCAAAACCCAGCATTTCAAGAACGCGGAAAACCTGTTTAAAGTGCAAAGCCTGACGCATATCCACGATATACACAGACTTTTCAATTTGAACGTCTTGGAATTTATGACGAGCCAAAAGTAAATCTTTGGTCGCATAAAGTCCCGTACCGTCGGATTTCAAAAGCATACAGAAGCCCAAGTTTTCAGCTTCTAGATTTTTACCAATCGCACCTTCTGATTTCTCAAGCTTGCCTTCAGCATAAAGTTCTTTAACCCATGCCGCACTTGGTGCATCCATTTCAGACTCAAAATACCATTCATCGAATGTAACATCGGCCCATTTATAAACGGACTTCATCAATTCGATAGACCACTCCCGAGTTTCTTTCCAAAGATCATAATAAGGACCGCTTTCAGCTTCCAATTGTTTTAGGATCGCTGTTAGCTCCTGGCGATTCAATTCCTCCTGGGGAGTTCCGTTTTGATCTTCCAAAAGCAAATTGGCTTTGGAATACATGCTTCCAAGCCATTCGCCTTTTCCAGTTGCAGGAACAGGCTCTTGATTGTGCTTATTCATATACCAAAGGCATTTCGCCACGTGAGTTCCCATGTCACCCGGGAAAGTTGCAGAAACGATTTCACGTCCCGCATATCTAAGCATTCTTACGATAGAATCACCCAGACAAAGGTTGCGCATGTGGCCCACGTGCAACTCTTTGTGGGTATTTGGCTGAGAGTATTCAATCATTGTTTTCGGAGCTTTTTCCACCAAGGCTTTCTTGAAGTGCGCGCCAGAAAGAATTGGATTCAGAACCTTTTCGCCAAATGCTTGCGGTGCAAAAGTCAGATTCAAATAAGGTCCCGCTGCTTGAGCCTTAATAAGATTGGAATCAAGTTCAATGTTAGCGGCCACTTCGCCAGAAATTTGCGGAGGACCTTTTTTCAACGTTTTTGCCAAAATAAAACAACCATAAGCCAGATCACCCAGTTCAGAGTTCGGAGGCTCAACAAGCGCCTTATAGATTTCGTCTTCAGATAAGGAATGCCCCATCTTTTGAATCGCAGCGGCGATTTTTTCTGTGGCTAAAAGGCGGATTGAATCGTGTTTAATCATATAAATTTCCAAACTAAAAAGACTGCGGCCCAAACGAGCGATATCGAAAGAATGAATATACTGATTTTTCGATGAAATTTAAGGTCTTTTTTAAGCTTTGCGACTTCCGCGTTTAAAGCCTGCTTTTCAACCGAAAAACCATCCAATTTGCGCGATAAAACTGACATTTCAGCCTGTCTTTCGGCTTTTTCCGATACCAATTCCTGCAAAGCCTTTTGATGAAGGACCTGAGGGCTTTGATTCATAAAATATTGCGGCGTCAAACCTGGGATTTTCTCGTTCAGAATGGAATACCACTGAAGCGCGCGCCAAACATGCGGAGGAGCCTCATCGCCTTGCTTTGTCCATCGAGTCCAACTGCTTGGATCGACCATCAGTAATTGGCTCATTTTACGTTGCGAAAGACCGAGTCCCAACCGAATCGATTCCAGATCCCCCATCTGACGACGAAGAACTGAAACCTGAGCCTCGTAGTGCATCCTCAATGAAGTCTTAGATCGGGGAGTGTCCTCCCCGCCCTCAATAGACCCCTCGTTTGAAACGTCTTTTTCATGGGGGTCTAAGACTAGACCCTGGGTCTCCATATCCATTTAAAGTCCCCCAGACTGTTGTGTTTCGCAATATTTGCGTTGTTAATCGCATTGAAATGCGTTGTGAAATACATGTATACTTTAAAATGTCCCACCAGGGAGTCAAGCTAAGTCTTTGAAACCACAAAAGAATCCGCCCTGGGTACCCCTATAGACCCCTTTTTCAATTCAGACTATAGCTTATAGCCATAAGCTATAGTGCTAAATATATGATAATACTGATTATTTTATACGGTTGTTTTTGTGTACGCCGCATCGACGCGTCTAGTCTAGTATCACTAAACAAATATTATTTACCTATCAACACTTTGGATGCAATGAGTTATGAGATATCGATTGCCAGACCCCATTTAACTTTTGAATGATGAATCATGGCTCCGGCACCTCGGTATCAACTCAACAAAAACAAATATCTCCTCGAACCCGAGGTTGAACGTTTGCGAAAAATTCTCACGGATTTTGAACTCAAAGATCCACGCAATTGTTTGATGTTTTGGGT
This genomic window contains:
- a CDS encoding ASCH domain-containing protein, whose protein sequence is MTHAESVTKMWQEYHKALGVLAPDAIVADSFSDNPQEATELSVLVDQGIKRATASALWSIEKNSTEIPAVGGIFVVTDGKGEAVCIVKTTKVSIIPFNEISEDNAFTEGEGDKSLKYWRRVHIEFYKRQFAPLALTFEESMPIVFEEFEKVFP
- a CDS encoding tol-pal system YbgF family protein is translated as MSTKFSKEDLKNPDQVTKTLRQGFVWTTTHSKIVITAVIAFVVIGAGASLMGYLSNKKEVATQEKYFSLEKSYTEKKRGFEEAARAEMMAATAKDKKGAPAFDPSKKASGDMQKDFGTLITGFEALINEAPKTVAGQMAALNLSDIYLSYKKYDEAAATLSKVEAGLNKSDLTSGLVWMQMGNVMADKGDCKAAIEKWSVVTASKAFSFAHDEAKLRQGLCYETLNDSAKAEQLYTEVSNTADSQNTDSISSREAAKYLRLLKAKKNL
- a CDS encoding Glu/Leu/Phe/Val dehydrogenase; translation: MGTFELISKHGDHEQVVFCNDPAVGLKAIIAIHNTSLGPALGGTRMWNYKNEDEALIDVLRLSKGMTYKAAASGLNLGGGKAVIIGDAKTQKSEGLFRAFGQFVNSLNGKYITAEDVGTSVQDMEHIYMETPWVTGIPKDFGGSGDPSPYTAHGVLMGIKASAAEKFGTDSLKGMRVAVQGLGNVGSNLVKYLKEEGAEIIVADIDMARTKKISETYGAKAVSSDEILFTECDILAPCALGAIVNDQTITKFKTKVIAGGANNVLAEARHGDQLKELGILYAPDYVINAGGLMNVFVELEGYSPERAFEKTKRVYDNIAKVYEVAKRDNIGTHTAADRLAEERIKTIGRLKQRHPGKSSRSFTTLKEVYNR
- the argS gene encoding arginine--tRNA ligase — its product is MIKHDSIRLLATEKIAAAIQKMGHSLSEDEIYKALVEPPNSELGDLAYGCFILAKTLKKGPPQISGEVAANIELDSNLIKAQAAGPYLNLTFAPQAFGEKVLNPILSGAHFKKALVEKAPKTMIEYSQPNTHKELHVGHMRNLCLGDSIVRMLRYAGREIVSATFPGDMGTHVAKCLWYMNKHNQEPVPATGKGEWLGSMYSKANLLLEDQNGTPQEELNRQELTAILKQLEAESGPYYDLWKETREWSIELMKSVYKWADVTFDEWYFESEMDAPSAAWVKELYAEGKLEKSEGAIGKNLEAENLGFCMLLKSDGTGLYATKDLLLARHKFQDVQIEKSVYIVDMRQALHFKQVFRVLEMLGFEQAKNCFHLQYNYVELPDGAMSSRKGNIVPLNDLVRNMEEHVKTTYLTRYENEWSKEDIKLIAAQVAKGAIFYGMLRMDTNKKIVFDMNEWLKLDGESGPFIQYSHARIQSLLRKFPRTQSAPNWALLTHPAEKQMMQVVSGFNSAVAQAAENYKPAAICTYLYDTAKKFNVFYHECAIGTEKDEAIREARLALSAAVGATLKQGMAVLGMPAPDKM
- a CDS encoding PQQ-binding-like beta-propeller repeat protein, which encodes MKFLIFGALALFMMGCTTIDQSVDKTMEQWRALNNSKRTFEVKTAWVRQTTQKDNLGFRKINRMTPILAGSLVIQGNGMDGISAYGREDGQLKWRLPVKNGVEPSATLIRDRLFVGASDGNFYSIEASTGRVQWTFPTKSENLSEPLLDEGIVYFLAGNNVLYALDAATGRQVWLYSRQDTSVFSIRGGSKPAIRNGILYIGFSDGSLVAFNAKSGAVTWELQLNRNKRFRDVDASPILDGDQIYIAGYDDKLYAVSAAKGEILWRVDQGGYSSVTVAGDRVYYPTTTGEVLALNKSNGQKVWSFKVKDGIATQVKVFKGILTFGESQGRLQFLDAGTGQVLGDMEPGRGILSAPQVDEKMDRVYFISGEANLYAIDAQWVRTIN